A section of the Castanea sativa cultivar Marrone di Chiusa Pesio chromosome 12, ASM4071231v1 genome encodes:
- the LOC142620124 gene encoding uncharacterized protein LOC142620124, which produces MDRIDNYKRVEEDQKLGKGKEKVVSQDRRDFRSDRFNNNRPRRDFSRQSGVATAPQLVRGGKLKQFIYHPVGQGGHAGSGSQRDTSSKPPLGTINVVLATPRKVSSHHSRVISVAQPLVGEYYPEPKRSKTEGRPALSFSDDDEAGTLQPHDDALVVMLKIGGYNVKQVMVDQGSGVEIMYPNLYKGLGLKLGDLTSYDSPVIGFDGKVIIPMGQIKLPMRIGAEIIDVNFIVMDAFSPYIAIVVRA; this is translated from the exons ATGGACCGCATTGACAACTATAAGCGGGTCGAGGAAGATCAAAAATTGGGTAAAGGCAAGGAGAAGGTGGTCTCTCAAGATAGGAGGGACTTTAGGTCAGACCGATTCAACAATAATCGTCCTCGGCGAGATTTTTCTAGGCAATCTGGGGTTGCTACGGCACCACAA ctggtACGAGGAGGTAAGCTAAAGCAATTCATATACCATCCCGTGGGGCAGGGAGGGCATGCAGGGTCAGGATCTCAGAGGGATACTTCTTCGAAACCACCTCTAGGCACAATCAATGTCGTTCTCGCCACACCGAGAAAGGTTAGTTCTCACCATTCTAGGGTAATATCCGTGGCCCAACCTCTTGTAGGGGAATACTACCCAGAACCCAAAAGGAGCAAAACGGAGGGCCGACCAGCGCTGAGTTTCTCTGACGATGACGAGGCTGGTACTCTACAACCACACGATGATGCATTAGTGGTTATGCTCAAGATAGGAGGATACAACGTGAAACaagtaatggttgatcaaggtagtggggTGGAAATTATGTACCCAAATCTTTATAAGGGTTTGGGGCTGAAACTGGGGGATTTAACTAGTTATGATTCACCCGTAATAGGGTTCGATGGGAAGGTTATTATACCAATGGGTCAGATTAAGCTACCAATGCGGATTGGGGCGGAGATAATAGATGTCAACTTCATAGTAATGGATGCTTTCTCCCCCTACATAGCCATTGTGGTGAGAGCTTAG